Genomic segment of Siniperca chuatsi isolate FFG_IHB_CAS linkage group LG16, ASM2008510v1, whole genome shotgun sequence:
gggGGTGAGGGTCGTGAGACAAGGAGACAATCTTTGTTTGATTGAGAGTTTGGGAAATCCTACATCAGAGCGGAGATGACGAGACAACTCTGGTCACTCCAGTCCTCTCTGACCAGTCagtggtctgcagtgttttaactccaccttttagTATGGCTCAGCTTGCTTGGAGCCTCAACAGTGGGGTAACGAAAAAACGGGACGGTATGGAGTGGTTCTGTTCTGTACCATGcacaacttttgccaatggaaaCGCGAAAGTAACCCTTCTAATGTGTAacgaactgaactgaactggagTGCTTGTTGGAAACAAGGCTAAAGGGACCTCTTCCTCTCATCTCGCGTCTCGCTCACGGTCACTGTGGTTATGCAACGCTTGATGGGGCCCCAAGTCCCCCAGTGTCAGGCAGGGTCCCAGGTTGTGGCAGTTTTACCATAGGGGAGCCTTCTGGTGGCACTGTAGAGTTGGCCACTGCTGTATGGGGTAAGGGGGCAGCGTCTCTTCTGGCTGTTGCTGTAAGTAGCGGTGCGCCAGTCGCTGACTTCTGATCGGAAGAGGTGGCAGCGTGATATGACGCTACTGGAAGGGCTGAGTGGGTACCTCAGAAAGGCGTGAGGGAGAGATGGCATCATTTACAGCTGTTGGCGTCAGCTTCTGCTTGACTGCTCCTCGATGTTCTCTCCTCTGTAGCTTGTTCTTCGTGCGCACTGATCCGCTGCTCTGCTGACTTGTTGCTTTGAGGCGAGCAATGAGTTTGTCAATCTCTCTAAGCGAAATCATCGTCTCAGATCCCACTTCCGATACCAATCATGGCCAAGGAGCACATTCGTAGTTTGCATTGCATTTGTATACAGTGCAGTATATCTTATATTACTactaaaaaaagttaaaaagttactTTGAAATAGTTCAAACAGACTTAAGGACAAACCTACACAGTTAGTGTCTCTCATATCACATGCAAACATGAATGTAGTGTATCCCATCTGATTGGACAACACACCTTTGAATTAATTATGGTAATTAGGTGGGAGTTGATTATTGAAGTCCTAAGGTTCTGAACAATGCAACAGTGAATGAGGACACACATCAACACTGATGTGTCAGCTAACTTGAGGTGTATGGTATGAAACTTAATGATCTACTTGTCTTTAGTTATTTTAACTTAATGTCTTTGTTCCTTAAGAACATTAATGTTGTTGTGGTTACATATGCTGAAGTAAATGTtcaagtatttaaaatgttttctcaatGTAAATGGTTaataattgaaaattgaattgcaGGAATCGAGAGACATGGATCCAGAAGTGACTGTCAACGGGACTTACACTGTTAATGACATACATCCTTGCTATGAATCAGATAATACACCTTATGTATTTACAAACAACCCTTCCATAATATGtgtgttattatatattttccttGGTGCATTGTCTGTTGTCACAATATGTGGAAACCTTCTTGTAATAATCTCCATCATTTACTTCAAACAGCTCCACTTACCTACTAACTACCTCATCCTGTCTCTGGCTGTGGCTGACCTGCTTGTAGGAGTTTTAGTCTTTCCTTTCAGCATGGCAGTCACTGTAACCTCATGTTGGTATCATACAACTATATTTTGTAAAGTACGAGGAAGCTTTGATGTTACACTGAGCACAGCTTCTATTTTGAATTTATGCTGTATTTCAATTGACAGATATTATGCAGTATGTCAGCCTCTAgcttataaaagtaaaataaatgattgtgTTATTGGGATTATGATCCTGGTGAGCTGGGGAGTTTCTGCTCTAATTGGAATTGGCATCATAATTGCAGGTTTTAATCAAGGAAAATGTGGAGAAAGTTGTTTAATTGATGCTCTAATATCAACCACTCTGGCAtatattttctccttttataTCCCGGCAATCATAATGCTCTGTATATACCTGAAAATATTCCTTGTTGCACAAAGACAAGCAAACAGCATCCAGAACACAACCTGTCAGAGCACCAAGTCTGGAGCAACTGTCAGTAAGATGGAAAGAAAGGCCACCAAAACTCTGGCTATAGTCATGGGAGTTTTTCTCTTATGCTGGAGTCCTTACTTTCTTTTTATCATCTTTCAGCCTTTAACATACGATGTAACACCAATTGCTGTGATTGAAACACTTAACTGGCTTGCATTGTCAAATTCAATGCTCAATCCATTAATTTATGCTTTCTTTTACCGCTGGTTCAGATCAGCTTTCAGAATGATCATTTCTGGAAAAATATTTCAAGGTGATTTTGCTAACTCAAAATTGTTTTGATTGTTGATTTGAATGTTCAGATACCATTTTAACTGGAGAATAATGACAGGTTGAAACAATAATGATTAACTTATACCACTATAATATATTTACTATATTCACTGTCTGAGCAAAATTGACTGTATATACACTTGTAGTTCTTATTTAACAATactaactgtaaaataaaaactgtttggCATTAATTTCAACACAATAACACATGCTGATCTGTAAAAGAATGTTTCGTAAAGCTATTTTACAAAGTAGTTTATTTCACCAGTCTAAATTACTTAGGCAGGGCTTTATGTTGTCCTGTCACTAGAATGGTTTTGCTGAAGCTCGTACTTGACTTTGTACTGgccaacagaaaaacataaaagatcCCTTCCACACACCTATATTCACAATATTTCAAAATCAAATACCCATATGTTctttgaaagagttattggttgcTGTGATCATTCCTGCTCTCTATACTGCCTGGGATGTGGTTTCTACATAGAGCAACTACACTGTAAGTGATGGGGgtcaaaatccacagtcctctttTGCTACAGAAAAGCACTCTAAAGTTCAGCCGAAGCTAAATGTCTTagttagtcaaatcaagttGCTATCTTCTAAaagtgatgggaattacagccggaagggagccggatcttatggctctgTTCTTTTCTGAGAGCCTCATCGttcgttttcttttttttttttttttagcggGTGGGCATTACTAGGTTTATCTGTGAAATAATCACTAGGATAATGATAGGGTAAGATTTGGATCAGATTCAAACTTAGACATCCCaccaatataatttcattttgcatgtgtggactAGGTTTAGCAGCACTAAATTATTAAGTAAATTACTGCCAGACGTAATGTCAATGATctgcattgtaaacat
This window contains:
- the LOC122863524 gene encoding trace amine-associated receptor 1-like isoform X1, translated to MRTHINTDVSANLRCMESRDMDPEVTVNGTYTVNDIHPCYESDNTPYVFTNNPSIICVLLYIFLGALSVVTICGNLLVIISIIYFKQLHLPTNYLILSLAVADLLVGVLVFPFSMAVTVTSCWYHTTIFCKVRGSFDVTLSTASILNLCCISIDRYYAVCQPLAYKSKINDCVIGIMILVSWGVSALIGIGIIIAGFNQGKCGESCLIDALISTTLAYIFSFYIPAIIMLCIYLKIFLVAQRQANSIQNTTCQSTKSGATVSKMERKATKTLAIVMGVFLLCWSPYFLFIIFQPLTYDVTPIAVIETLNWLALSNSMLNPLIYAFFYRWFRSAFRMIISGKIFQGDFANSKLF
- the LOC122863524 gene encoding trace amine-associated receptor 1-like isoform X2; amino-acid sequence: MRTHINTDVSANLRCMESRDMDPEVTVNGTYTVNDIHPCYESDNTPYVFTNNPSIICVLLYIFLGALSVVTICGNLLVIISIIYFKQLHLPTNYLILSLAVADLLVGVLVFPFSMAVTVTSCWYHTTIFCKVRGSFDVTLSTASILNLCCISIDRYYAVCQPLAYKSKINDCVIGIMILVSWGVSALIGIGIIIAGFNQGKCGESCLIDALISTTLAYIFSFYIPAIIMLCIYLKIFLVAQRQANSIQNTTCQSTKSGATVSKMERKATKTLAIVMGVFLLCWSPYFLFIIFQPLTYDVTPIAVIETLNWLALSNSMLNPLIYAFFYRWFRSAFRMIISGKIFQGDFANSKLF